In Halobacillus amylolyticus, the following proteins share a genomic window:
- a CDS encoding putative holin-like toxin, which produces MTVFETLFLMISFATLIVAILSNKK; this is translated from the coding sequence ATGACAGTATTTGAGACTTTGTTTCTTATGATCTCGTTTGCAACATTAATTGTTGCGATATTGTCAAACAAAAAATAA
- a CDS encoding EAL domain-containing protein: MDPLDIVGNLHNIKPVYQPIVSAIKHDVIGYEVLGRFHDAEEWMSLGPFFHDNDVPDEFKVEVDQHLLQIAITEMLESNKEGLLFLNRNPKQLMVNDGEDLLETLLMFEQKGFSMNRVVIEVTEHDFDEEFEVLSHLLLYYKTYGIQVAVDHVGAKSSNIDRIRQLEPNILKIDTKMIRTHNSDSFQDIIYSLSMLAHRIGAALLFENIEDDFQLYFAWKHGGRYYQGHYLAKPEFELVTKNSLSLDIGEKVAAYILREKSLVEQRLTFTLAWEQKVKGLLPKWEGARKVDSFVEFVTDQFDEESFRMFVCNSDGQQVSSNFRKREQTWELEQDKKGSNWAFRPYFLENVMQMKTWRKGILSDIYSDIETKDMIRTFSFPLNDEHFLFIDIRYSFIYDNECLLV, encoded by the coding sequence ATGGATCCGTTAGATATTGTTGGGAATCTACATAACATAAAGCCAGTGTATCAACCAATTGTCAGTGCTATTAAACACGATGTGATCGGATATGAAGTATTAGGTCGATTTCATGATGCTGAAGAATGGATGAGTCTTGGCCCTTTTTTTCATGATAATGATGTACCAGACGAGTTCAAGGTTGAAGTGGATCAGCACTTATTACAAATCGCTATCACAGAAATGCTCGAGTCCAACAAAGAAGGCCTTTTGTTCCTCAATCGAAATCCCAAGCAATTGATGGTTAATGATGGGGAAGACTTGTTAGAAACATTGCTTATGTTTGAACAAAAGGGATTTTCAATGAACAGAGTGGTTATCGAGGTCACCGAACATGATTTCGATGAAGAGTTTGAAGTTCTAAGTCACTTACTTCTCTACTACAAAACATATGGAATACAAGTTGCTGTAGATCATGTAGGTGCTAAAAGCTCTAACATAGATCGAATTCGCCAGCTTGAACCCAACATTTTAAAAATAGATACAAAGATGATTCGTACGCATAACTCCGACAGTTTTCAAGATATTATCTACTCACTATCCATGCTAGCCCACCGCATAGGTGCCGCCCTGCTATTTGAAAATATTGAGGATGATTTTCAGCTATACTTTGCCTGGAAGCATGGAGGACGCTATTATCAAGGGCACTACCTGGCCAAACCAGAATTTGAGCTCGTTACGAAAAATTCACTTTCGTTAGACATTGGGGAAAAGGTAGCTGCCTATATCCTCCGGGAAAAATCTTTGGTAGAACAGCGACTTACCTTCACCTTGGCCTGGGAACAAAAGGTGAAGGGGCTGCTTCCCAAATGGGAGGGAGCTAGAAAGGTTGATTCGTTTGTTGAGTTTGTGACGGATCAATTTGATGAAGAAAGTTTTCGTATGTTTGTTTGTAACAGTGACGGTCAGCAAGTGTCTTCAAACTTTCGCAAACGGGAACAGACATGGGAGCTTGAACAAGATAAAAAAGGATCTAATTGGGCATTTCGTCCCTATTTCTTAGAAAATGTGATGCAAATGAAAACGTGGAGGAAAGGGATCCTGTCTGACATTTATTCGGATATTGAGACAAAGGATATGATTCGCACCTTCAGCTTTCCATTAAATGATGAGCATTTTTTGTTTATAGATATACGATATTCCTTTATCTATGATAATGAATGTTTACTCGTATAA
- a CDS encoding cytochrome c oxidase assembly protein: protein MNNDHVHHESIVFSDLVLALVFVLFVILYVGAGIISSKYSWLRPWPFHRYVFWIGGVLCAATAIIGPLASRAHTYFTAHMFGHLLLGMLAPLLLVLAAPMTLLLRTLPLSVARSFSRVLRSYPIRMFTHPITAAVLNIGGLWLLYTTDLYMVMQQNIFVHAMVQIHVFVAGYLFTAAIVYIDPIPHRFSFIYRSIVLVIALASHGILSKYIYAHPPHAVPAAQAESGGMLMYYGGDAIDMILICLLCYQWFKATRPRASSSV from the coding sequence ATGAATAATGATCATGTGCATCACGAAAGTATCGTGTTCTCGGACCTTGTGTTGGCACTAGTATTTGTGCTATTCGTAATATTGTATGTCGGGGCAGGTATCATATCGAGCAAATATAGTTGGCTTAGGCCATGGCCGTTCCACCGTTATGTCTTCTGGATTGGCGGAGTCCTCTGTGCTGCCACAGCGATCATTGGACCATTAGCGAGCCGTGCCCACACTTATTTCACTGCACATATGTTCGGCCATCTGTTGTTAGGAATGCTTGCTCCGCTTCTTTTAGTTCTGGCAGCACCGATGACACTGCTTCTCCGAACACTCCCCTTATCTGTAGCACGGAGTTTTTCGCGCGTACTAAGAAGTTATCCAATAAGAATGTTTACACACCCTATCACAGCAGCTGTGCTCAATATCGGAGGGTTATGGCTCCTCTATACGACTGATTTGTATATGGTGATGCAACAAAATATCTTTGTACATGCGATGGTGCAGATTCACGTGTTTGTCGCAGGCTACCTTTTCACAGCGGCCATCGTTTATATTGATCCGATCCCACACCGATTTAGCTTCATTTACCGTTCGATCGTGTTAGTGATTGCGCTAGCCAGCCACGGGATCCTATCCAAATACATCTATGCCCATCCACCTCATGCTGTGCCAGCGGCTCAGGCAGAATCTGGCGGCATGCTCATGTATTACGGTGGTGATGCAATCGATATGATTCTTATTTGCCTCCTTTGCTATCAATGGTTCAAAGCTACACGACCTCGCGCTTCCTCCTCTGTCTAA
- a CDS encoding DUF2243 domain-containing protein — MVKKTAHQKNNLNDSKHFAYSTRNLWAGFLFGVGLIAFIDETVFHQLLHWHHFYDKSTTDIGLVSDGLFHAFSWFATIASLFMVADLRRSSALWLTRWWGGVLIGAGSFQLYDGIVQHKLMRIHQIRYVENILIYDLVWNISAAVMIVAGAFFVFRTRNKLQQTGVTSFHE; from the coding sequence ATGGTTAAAAAAACTGCACATCAAAAAAATAATTTAAATGATTCCAAACACTTTGCGTACTCAACTCGAAACTTATGGGCAGGCTTTCTGTTTGGTGTTGGGCTTATCGCCTTTATAGATGAGACCGTTTTTCATCAACTGCTGCATTGGCATCATTTTTACGATAAATCTACGACCGATATTGGATTGGTATCTGATGGGTTGTTCCACGCTTTTAGTTGGTTCGCGACGATTGCATCATTGTTCATGGTTGCAGACCTACGCCGGAGCAGCGCATTGTGGCTGACGAGATGGTGGGGCGGTGTTTTAATTGGGGCCGGATCGTTTCAGTTATACGATGGTATCGTCCAGCACAAGCTAATGCGAATCCACCAAATTCGCTACGTGGAGAATATTCTTATTTATGACTTGGTATGGAATATATCGGCAGCTGTTATGATCGTCGCTGGTGCTTTTTTTGTTTTTCGCACACGAAACAAATTACAGCAAACGGGAGTGACCTCCTTCCATGAATAA
- a CDS encoding CBO0543 family protein, with amino-acid sequence MINQSYLNNIAPLYEAQKKLFETSYAHWVEHELFSFNWWFLLVITIVPWIMWWRLVDKKRLLEISFMGALVTVTAMFLDTVGISFLLWTYGYKLIQMVPTLNPVDFTVIPVCYMLLYQWFSKWKSYLIAHVVTAAGAVFIAEPLFVWMNIYTLHSWEYIYSFPFYIAIGVGFKWLIQKMKTRQNRYSREL; translated from the coding sequence ATGATCAACCAAAGTTACTTAAACAATATAGCCCCTCTGTATGAAGCACAAAAAAAATTATTTGAGACTTCCTACGCTCATTGGGTCGAACATGAGCTGTTTTCGTTCAATTGGTGGTTTCTCTTGGTTATAACTATTGTGCCATGGATCATGTGGTGGAGATTGGTTGATAAAAAAAGGCTATTGGAAATCTCCTTCATGGGTGCACTTGTTACGGTTACGGCTATGTTTCTAGATACAGTCGGTATTTCCTTTCTTCTATGGACGTATGGGTATAAGCTGATTCAAATGGTTCCCACACTCAATCCCGTTGATTTTACGGTAATACCTGTTTGCTATATGCTCCTTTATCAATGGTTTTCGAAATGGAAGTCATATCTTATTGCCCACGTTGTTACGGCAGCAGGGGCTGTCTTTATTGCTGAACCTCTGTTCGTATGGATGAACATTTACACTCTACATAGCTGGGAATATATCTACTCATTTCCCTTCTACATTGCAATCGGTGTCGGATTTAAATGGCTTATACAAAAAATGAAAACCCGACAAAATCGATATAGCCGTGAATTATAA
- a CDS encoding DUF3231 family protein produces the protein MAKTHETELTAAEISNLWTSYQNDSMAICGIKYFLSNIDDSDIRSVLEYALDLSKQHVKKVTEILKAENYPIPVGFTDQDVNLDAPRLFTDKFYLMYILNMGKFGLSSYALALSLVARDDIIEFYSDCVLEAKKLHNDAKKLAKEKGVYVRPPVLPTPEQVDFVKKQSFLTGYLGHRRPLLGIEIASLAYNAKRNALGQAVIIGFSQVAREKDVQKYLERGRDISKQHFEAFNSILHEDYVSGAIDLAQEVTNSRIAPFSDKLMMYHIATLTASGIGQYGIAMSTSPRHDLGVTYTRLMAEILHYSDDGANIMINHGWLEQPPEAADRKELAKKKS, from the coding sequence ATGGCAAAAACACATGAAACAGAATTAACAGCTGCCGAAATTTCTAATCTTTGGACGTCATACCAAAATGATTCTATGGCGATCTGTGGGATTAAATATTTCTTGTCGAATATAGATGATAGCGATATACGTTCCGTTTTAGAATATGCCCTTGACCTGTCGAAGCAACACGTTAAAAAAGTAACGGAAATTTTAAAAGCAGAGAATTATCCGATTCCGGTTGGCTTTACCGACCAAGATGTGAATCTAGATGCTCCCCGCCTGTTTACTGATAAATTTTATTTGATGTATATCCTAAACATGGGGAAGTTTGGGCTCAGTTCCTATGCTTTGGCGTTATCGCTTGTAGCTCGTGACGATATCATTGAGTTTTATTCGGACTGTGTATTAGAAGCGAAAAAGCTCCATAATGATGCAAAAAAGTTAGCAAAGGAAAAAGGAGTATATGTTCGTCCGCCTGTTCTTCCTACACCAGAACAAGTGGATTTTGTTAAAAAGCAGAGCTTTCTAACAGGATATCTAGGTCATCGCAGGCCATTACTTGGGATTGAAATTGCAAGCCTTGCTTATAATGCAAAACGAAACGCACTGGGACAAGCTGTTATAATAGGTTTTAGTCAGGTTGCAAGAGAAAAAGACGTTCAGAAGTATTTAGAAAGAGGTAGGGATATATCAAAACAACACTTTGAAGCATTTAATTCCATCCTTCATGAAGATTACGTGAGTGGTGCAATAGATTTAGCGCAAGAAGTAACCAATTCAAGGATTGCACCTTTTTCCGATAAACTTATGATGTATCATATTGCAACATTAACCGCATCAGGTATCGGGCAATATGGAATCGCGATGTCAACAAGTCCAAGACATGATTTAGGTGTAACCTATACACGTCTCATGGCCGAGATTCTTCATTATTCGGATGATGGAGCAAACATCATGATTAACCATGGATGGCTGGAACAACCACCAGAAGCAGCAGACCGAAAAGAGCTTGCAAAAAAGAAGAGCTAA
- a CDS encoding DUF420 domain-containing protein, which yields MVHILPLVSTLCNVASAIFVALGWYSILKGKRLSHQRMMTMATILAVLFLVIYISRTFFIGNTSFGGPASVKPYYIVFLIFHIFLAVTGLIFGIVTITFAVKGRFSKHKKMGPVAAVIWFGSLTTT from the coding sequence ATGGTTCATATTTTGCCATTGGTAAGTACACTTTGTAATGTGGCAAGTGCGATTTTTGTTGCCTTAGGCTGGTATTCCATCTTAAAGGGAAAACGTTTATCCCATCAAAGAATGATGACGATGGCAACGATCTTGGCCGTGTTATTTTTGGTTATATATATTTCAAGAACTTTTTTTATTGGAAATACATCATTTGGGGGACCGGCTAGTGTCAAGCCTTACTATATCGTTTTTCTTATCTTTCACATTTTTCTAGCCGTCACAGGGCTTATATTTGGGATCGTAACCATTACCTTTGCTGTAAAAGGAAGGTTTAGTAAACATAAAAAAATGGGTCCAGTGGCAGCAGTGATCTGGTTTGGATCCCTGACAACTACTTGA
- a CDS encoding DUF3231 family protein yields MNKDEMKLTSSEIGSLWGEYINGTATDMINRYMLTTIEDDKIKALFKDAIKTFGKQKKKVTAFMENEGFPVPTGFTETDLNKGAKRLFSDIFCLHYLHIMTLHGLLGHTTSFSSSVRKDLRHFYDSCDNDAKKMYHQTIELLVEKGHFQRDPYFYPEDSPTFVSGQNFIDGFFGDKRPLAATEILSMSFNLKKSIMTKTLSIGFSQAAQSKEVRKFLRASEKTSDEHIQSFSKTLHADNLPAPISWESEVTTSQESPFSDKLMLYHIGFLIQAAQNYHGAGIASAMRADLVLNYEKAVTKDLAVTKEWFNLMTKNKWLEQPPLAPNRKKISKNK; encoded by the coding sequence ATGAATAAAGATGAAATGAAGCTGACATCTTCTGAAATTGGCAGCTTGTGGGGAGAATATATCAATGGAACAGCGACAGATATGATCAACCGATATATGCTGACCACTATCGAAGACGATAAAATAAAAGCTCTTTTTAAAGACGCTATCAAGACATTCGGGAAACAAAAGAAGAAAGTAACAGCTTTTATGGAAAACGAAGGCTTTCCGGTGCCCACTGGATTTACGGAAACAGACCTAAATAAAGGGGCCAAAAGATTATTTTCCGACATATTCTGTTTGCACTACTTACACATTATGACCCTGCATGGGTTATTAGGGCACACGACATCATTTAGTTCTTCTGTAAGAAAGGACTTGCGTCATTTTTATGATTCCTGTGATAATGATGCAAAGAAAATGTACCATCAAACCATCGAATTATTGGTTGAAAAGGGTCATTTTCAAAGAGACCCTTACTTTTATCCCGAAGATAGTCCTACATTTGTTTCGGGGCAAAATTTCATTGATGGATTCTTCGGTGATAAACGCCCTTTAGCCGCAACGGAAATCCTTAGTATGTCTTTTAATCTTAAAAAAAGCATCATGACAAAAACACTTTCTATCGGGTTTAGTCAAGCAGCTCAGTCAAAAGAAGTGAGGAAATTTTTGAGGGCATCAGAAAAAACTTCTGATGAGCATATTCAATCCTTTAGTAAAACCCTGCATGCCGATAACTTACCTGCTCCCATCTCTTGGGAATCCGAAGTTACGACTTCTCAGGAATCTCCCTTCTCAGATAAGCTAATGTTATACCATATTGGATTTCTAATTCAGGCCGCCCAAAACTATCATGGTGCCGGTATCGCATCAGCGATGAGAGCAGACCTTGTCCTGAATTATGAAAAAGCCGTAACGAAAGATTTGGCCGTCACGAAAGAGTGGTTTAATCTTATGACAAAAAATAAGTGGTTAGAACAGCCGCCTCTTGCCCCAAATAGAAAAAAGATTTCCAAAAACAAATAA
- a CDS encoding SRPBCC family protein — MKIYVLKKRQKLPITVDRAWSFFSNAGNLSDITPPWMKFEVTGELPEQMHPGMIATYRLQPFLGVSLNWVTEITHMVEGKYFVDEQRFGPYRFWHHQHHFKELENGMEMVDIVHYALPFATVGRIVHKASVEKKLAEIFHYRRKKLDELFK, encoded by the coding sequence TTGAAAATATATGTGCTGAAGAAAAGACAGAAACTTCCTATTACGGTGGATCGAGCTTGGTCCTTTTTTTCCAATGCGGGGAATTTATCAGACATTACGCCTCCTTGGATGAAATTCGAGGTCACTGGTGAGTTGCCTGAACAGATGCATCCAGGCATGATTGCAACTTACCGTTTACAGCCGTTTCTAGGGGTTTCCTTGAATTGGGTGACGGAAATTACTCATATGGTGGAGGGAAAATACTTTGTAGACGAACAACGCTTTGGTCCTTATCGCTTTTGGCACCATCAACATCACTTTAAAGAGCTTGAGAACGGGATGGAAATGGTCGATATTGTTCATTATGCTCTTCCTTTTGCAACGGTTGGACGAATCGTACACAAGGCTAGTGTCGAAAAGAAACTTGCTGAGATTTTCCATTATCGACGTAAGAAGCTTGATGAATTGTTTAAATGA
- a CDS encoding histidine phosphatase family protein, which produces MTNIIIIRHGETDWNKEGRLQGIENIPLNSTGKAQASMAGNFLREEKLGAIITSPLDRAQETATIIGQCLDEDEKIRVKKSFIERNHGDISGLTIEEQKVKFPNDDYEVKESWEVLCTRVKKGLEDVAESYPGENVVLVTHGLIIKSILEITSEGGLNSENLSLLNACISNCSYNDSKWEINYYNKVSHLNRTLQ; this is translated from the coding sequence TTGACGAATATCATCATCATTCGCCATGGTGAAACGGACTGGAATAAGGAAGGAAGACTGCAGGGGATAGAAAATATCCCTTTAAATAGCACAGGAAAAGCTCAAGCATCTATGGCAGGTAACTTTTTACGTGAAGAAAAATTAGGGGCCATCATAACCAGTCCCTTAGACCGTGCTCAAGAAACAGCAACGATCATTGGACAATGTCTAGATGAAGACGAAAAAATTAGAGTGAAGAAATCTTTTATTGAAAGAAACCACGGAGATATTTCCGGACTAACCATAGAAGAACAAAAAGTTAAATTTCCAAACGATGACTATGAAGTCAAGGAGTCATGGGAGGTATTGTGTACACGTGTTAAAAAAGGGCTTGAGGATGTAGCGGAAAGCTATCCCGGAGAAAATGTGGTTCTAGTTACACATGGTTTGATTATAAAATCGATTCTCGAAATCACATCAGAAGGTGGACTCAACTCTGAAAACCTGAGTTTACTAAATGCCTGCATATCCAATTGCTCTTACAATGACAGTAAATGGGAGATTAATTATTACAACAAAGTTAGTCATCTAAATAGAACTTTACAATAA
- a CDS encoding DMT family transporter, producing the protein MSKAVFALLVVITTSLMGSSFAIGKIGLAYVSPLLLVGLRFAIAGILMSLFVILYKRPHPKKNGDWFRIVVIGFFQTAGVMGAIFLSLRTISAGQASILTFMNPLLVVIFGALFIGSKYRLIQWAGVLLGFVGVFITLGGQLHFQFGTLLGFSAAVSWAIATLLINRWGHLFDTWVLTAYQMLFGGLILLLGSAFLEQTHLVLNPTSIFIVLWLAVMASIVQFAVWFFLLKEGDPGKVSAFLFLAPFFGVVSGWLLLDEHIGLSLLSGGMMIFLGIFLVNWPEPATRRAPSGKTSTS; encoded by the coding sequence ATGAGTAAGGCTGTTTTTGCCCTTCTGGTCGTGATCACTACGAGCTTAATGGGGTCATCATTTGCTATCGGTAAAATCGGGCTCGCTTATGTCTCACCACTTTTATTAGTCGGTTTGCGTTTTGCCATCGCGGGGATTTTGATGTCGCTGTTTGTGATTCTCTATAAAAGGCCGCATCCAAAGAAAAACGGTGATTGGTTTCGCATCGTGGTCATCGGATTCTTTCAAACAGCTGGCGTGATGGGGGCGATCTTTTTAAGTTTGCGTACCATATCTGCAGGGCAGGCATCGATCCTTACCTTTATGAACCCTTTGCTCGTTGTCATTTTCGGTGCCCTTTTTATAGGAAGTAAGTATCGCTTGATTCAATGGGCCGGTGTGCTTCTGGGTTTCGTAGGCGTGTTCATCACCCTTGGAGGTCAATTACATTTCCAATTCGGGACCTTGTTAGGTTTTAGTGCTGCAGTTTCGTGGGCGATTGCGACGCTGTTGATTAATAGATGGGGACATTTATTTGATACGTGGGTGCTCACCGCTTATCAAATGCTCTTTGGCGGACTTATTTTGTTATTAGGCAGTGCCTTTTTGGAGCAGACCCACCTTGTTTTAAACCCAACTTCAATTTTTATCGTTTTATGGTTAGCCGTCATGGCATCAATTGTCCAATTTGCCGTCTGGTTTTTCCTGCTAAAAGAAGGGGATCCCGGAAAAGTTAGTGCCTTTTTGTTTCTCGCCCCATTCTTTGGTGTGGTATCAGGTTGGCTGCTCTTAGATGAACACATTGGGCTGTCCCTTTTAAGTGGAGGGATGATGATTTTCTTAGGAATCTTCCTTGTGAACTGGCCTGAACCGGCAACAAGACGGGCACCATCTGGGAAGACCAGCACATCATAA
- a CDS encoding aspartyl-phosphate phosphatase Spo0E family protein: MENELRNEIEDLRQELYALYTMHQTMAHPQVIRLSQLLDDKIIAYQKAVCYGS; this comes from the coding sequence TTGGAAAATGAACTGCGAAATGAAATCGAAGATCTCAGACAAGAATTATATGCACTTTACACGATGCATCAAACTATGGCTCACCCTCAAGTGATTCGTCTAAGTCAATTGTTAGATGACAAAATAATCGCCTATCAAAAAGCCGTATGCTATGGATCATAG
- a CDS encoding glycosyltransferase, with protein sequence MKPELRPNQESPFSPLNDKPIYISVNKKFWLSHGCSICWTVLAIYLSLSWVIDLGEIVTLPVALFVIGGIAYVPGYLNAFLVISLIFDRQPKFKDPWPEIPVSILIACRNEAENIANTLRYVQQQDYPHPIHVVIVDNGSTDGTTEAALEAASTFNLGIQVIHEERPGKFNALNTGISHVTTDLVITLDADTLLHRSAVRYLVARMISSPDEVCAVAGSILVRNSRENLLTRIQEWDYFLGIASIKRLQGLYQGTLVAQGAYSLYKTNAVKDVGGWPDAIGEDIVLTWNFLQQGWKVYFEPLAVAFTDAPPKMTHFIKQRSRWARGMVEALKQTKPWQQPQIYTKYLTGVNLVMPYMDITYTFCWLPGLVLALLGFYWIVGPMTLFVLPLTLISYSILYRYQKRVFNELDLRVRKNARGFIFFVLCYQMIMAPVSVWGYIQEVFKLQRIWK encoded by the coding sequence TTGAAGCCTGAATTACGACCGAACCAAGAATCGCCATTCTCTCCGTTAAACGATAAGCCCATTTATATTTCCGTTAACAAAAAGTTTTGGTTGAGTCATGGATGTTCGATCTGCTGGACCGTGTTAGCCATATATTTATCCTTATCATGGGTAATTGATTTAGGGGAGATCGTGACACTACCCGTAGCTCTTTTTGTCATTGGAGGAATCGCTTATGTTCCTGGTTATCTTAACGCTTTTTTGGTCATTAGTCTTATCTTTGATCGCCAGCCGAAATTCAAAGATCCTTGGCCGGAAATTCCTGTTTCCATCCTGATTGCCTGCCGGAATGAAGCTGAGAATATTGCCAATACGTTAAGGTACGTCCAGCAACAAGATTACCCACACCCTATTCATGTGGTAATAGTTGATAATGGCTCAACAGATGGAACAACTGAAGCAGCTCTTGAAGCAGCCTCAACCTTCAACCTTGGGATTCAAGTCATCCATGAAGAGCGTCCGGGTAAATTTAACGCACTAAATACCGGCATCAGTCATGTCACAACAGATTTAGTGATTACGTTAGATGCAGATACATTACTGCATCGCTCAGCTGTCCGTTACCTTGTCGCACGAATGATCAGTTCCCCGGATGAAGTATGTGCCGTTGCCGGTTCTATCCTTGTTCGCAATAGCCGTGAAAATTTGCTGACAAGGATCCAAGAATGGGATTACTTTTTAGGTATTGCCTCAATCAAACGGCTTCAAGGATTATATCAGGGAACACTTGTCGCACAAGGTGCTTATAGTCTTTATAAAACAAATGCAGTCAAGGATGTTGGCGGATGGCCTGATGCGATCGGAGAGGACATTGTATTAACATGGAACTTTTTGCAGCAAGGCTGGAAAGTTTATTTCGAGCCGTTGGCGGTAGCGTTCACGGATGCCCCGCCAAAGATGACACATTTTATAAAGCAACGCTCTCGCTGGGCACGGGGGATGGTAGAGGCACTAAAACAAACCAAACCGTGGCAACAGCCGCAAATCTATACTAAATACTTAACCGGAGTTAACCTCGTCATGCCTTACATGGATATTACGTACACTTTTTGCTGGCTTCCTGGGCTTGTGTTAGCCCTGCTTGGTTTCTACTGGATTGTCGGTCCGATGACGCTTTTTGTCTTACCGTTAACCCTTATCAGTTACAGCATTCTTTACCGTTATCAAAAGCGTGTATTTAATGAACTTGATCTCCGTGTACGCAAGAATGCAAGGGGATTTATCTTTTTTGTGCTATGTTATCAAATGATTATGGCACCCGTTTCCGTATGGGGGTACATCCAAGAGGTCTTCAAACTCCAACGAATATGGAAATAA
- a CDS encoding OsmC family protein, producing the protein MTGTLSGALEARKIPTSPDKLQAEAQGTIDAPEGVMKITHIQLHFQLEIPNGKRSEAERALSVFERNCPVAQTLKGSVQIDYDWEIKELDV; encoded by the coding sequence ATGACCGGGACACTTTCTGGCGCGCTGGAGGCGCGCAAAATTCCAACATCCCCGGATAAACTGCAGGCGGAGGCTCAAGGTACCATTGACGCTCCTGAAGGTGTAATGAAAATCACACACATTCAGCTCCACTTTCAACTGGAGATTCCAAATGGTAAACGCTCCGAAGCAGAACGGGCTCTATCCGTGTTTGAACGCAATTGTCCGGTGGCCCAAACATTAAAGGGCAGTGTACAAATTGATTACGATTGGGAAATAAAAGAACTGGATGTTTAA